A genomic region of Balaenoptera ricei isolate mBalRic1 chromosome 21, mBalRic1.hap2, whole genome shotgun sequence contains the following coding sequences:
- the LOC132356517 gene encoding large ribosomal subunit protein uL14-like: protein MSKRGRGGSSGVKFRISLGLPVGAVINCGDNTGAKNLYIISVKGIKGRLNRLPAAGVGDMVMATVKKGKPELRKKVHPAVVIQQRKSYRRKDGVFLYFEDNAGVIVNNKGEMKGSAITRPVAKECADLWPRIASNAGSIA from the coding sequence ATGTCGAAGCGAGGACGTGGTGGGTCCTCTGGTGTGAAATTCCGGATTTCCTTGGGTCTTCCGGTTGGAGCCGTGATCAACTGTGGTGACAACACAGGAGCCAAAAATCTGTATATCATCTCTGTGAAGGGGATCAAGGGACGACTGAATAGACTTCCTGCTGCTGGTGTGGGTGACATGGTGATGGCCACCGTCAAGAAAGGCAAACCAGAGCTCAGAAAGAAGGTACATCCAGCAGTGGTAATTCAACAACGAAAGTCATACCGGAGAAAAGATggtgtgtttctttattttgaagataaCGCAGGGGTCATAGTAAACAATAAAGGCGAGATGAAAGGTTCTGCTATCACAAGACCAGTTGCAAAGGAATGTGCAGACTTGTGGCCCAGGATTGCATCCAATGCTGGCAGCATTGCATGA